The Streptomyces sp. NBC_01275 genome has a segment encoding these proteins:
- a CDS encoding NDP-hexose 2,3-dehydratase family protein codes for MTEKGVQLATADFADWLAERRREHVFAVRRIDFADLKGWHFISRTGNLVHNSGRFFTVEGLHVRTTTGLFPEWHQPIIRQPEVGILGILAKEFDGVLHFLMQAKMEPGNPNLLQLSPTVQATRSNYTRVHRGSPVRYLEYFAGPRRGRVLADVLQSEHGSWFYRKNNRNMIVETSDEVPPHPDFCWLTLGQLDALLGRDNTVNMDARTVLSSLPPRTDDPAGRLALNPDVDVLSWLTEHRSTHDWTIEPVPLLGLPEWRRTEREITREDGRYFDVVAVAVEAASREVTSWTQPLIEPRGEGVTAFLVHEFDGVPHVLAHARMEGGLPGVVEVAPTVQCVPENYPADRRPRHLDQVLSAPPSRIRYSALHSEEGGRFRDAVSRYLLVDAEDALAREQLPPDYAWLSVRQLERLTGAGLAVNVQARTLLACLRSVPDAS; via the coding sequence ATGACGGAGAAGGGCGTCCAGTTGGCGACGGCGGACTTCGCCGACTGGCTCGCCGAACGCAGACGCGAGCACGTCTTCGCGGTGCGCAGGATCGACTTCGCGGATCTCAAGGGATGGCATTTCATCTCCCGCACCGGAAACCTGGTACACAATTCCGGACGCTTCTTCACGGTCGAGGGACTTCATGTACGCACCACGACCGGCCTCTTCCCCGAGTGGCATCAGCCGATCATCCGGCAGCCCGAGGTGGGCATTCTCGGGATTCTGGCGAAGGAGTTCGACGGGGTCCTGCACTTTCTGATGCAGGCGAAGATGGAACCGGGGAATCCGAACCTTCTCCAGCTGTCCCCGACCGTGCAGGCGACCCGCAGCAACTACACACGGGTGCACCGCGGTTCGCCGGTCCGCTATCTGGAGTACTTCGCCGGGCCGCGCCGGGGGCGGGTGCTCGCCGACGTGCTGCAGTCCGAGCACGGCTCGTGGTTCTACCGCAAGAACAACCGCAACATGATCGTCGAGACGAGTGACGAGGTGCCACCGCACCCCGACTTCTGCTGGCTCACCCTGGGCCAGCTGGACGCCCTGCTCGGCCGTGACAACACCGTCAACATGGATGCGCGCACCGTGCTGTCGAGTCTGCCGCCCCGCACCGACGACCCGGCCGGCCGTCTCGCGCTGAACCCGGACGTCGACGTGCTGAGCTGGCTCACCGAGCACCGCTCCACCCACGACTGGACCATCGAGCCGGTGCCGCTGCTGGGGCTGCCCGAATGGCGGCGCACCGAGCGCGAGATCACCCGCGAGGACGGGCGCTACTTCGACGTCGTCGCCGTGGCCGTAGAGGCCGCCAGCCGGGAGGTCACGAGCTGGACCCAGCCCCTGATCGAGCCGCGCGGCGAGGGGGTGACCGCGTTTCTCGTGCACGAGTTCGACGGGGTGCCCCATGTCCTGGCGCACGCCCGGATGGAGGGCGGCCTGCCCGGTGTGGTGGAGGTGGCGCCCACCGTGCAGTGCGTACCGGAGAACTATCCGGCCGACCGGCGTCCACGCCACCTCGACCAGGTGCTGTCCGCTCCGCCGTCCCGGATCCGCTACTCGGCGCTCCACTCGGAGGAGGGCGGCCGCTTCCGCGACGCGGTCAGCCGCTATCTGCTGGTCGACGCCGAGGACGCCCTGGCTCGTGAGCAACTTCCTCCGGATTACGCCTGGTTGAGCGTCCGGCAACTGGAGCGGCTGACCGGCGCCGGACTCGCCGTGAACGTACAGGCGCGGACGCTGCTGGCGTGTCTGCGCTCCGTGCCGGACGCGTCATGA
- a CDS encoding Gfo/Idh/MocA family protein → MSALRAGRVMTTAPGTDTGVGTGVGTGTGVGIATDAGSPSATDADTRSGTGIGTRSGPGPGPEAACAPLRIGVLGAASIARRRMLPAFAAAPETRITAIATREPGRCDDLADAHGCAAVTGYGAMLARPDVDAVYIPTPASLHARWAHEALLAGKHVLVEKPLTSDPAEATRLTALAASRSLVLMENVMFVHHGAHSRVAELVRSGTIGRLRHFQAVFTIPALPDDDIRHRPDLGGGALVDVGVYPLRAAGHFLGTGLQVAGATLVDEPRYGVDTAGAVLLRTPGPDPVTAHLVFGMRHAYESSYELWGSHGRIRVERAFTPPADQAPIVRVRTDREQTHGLPAEDQVRATVRAFASAALGRPGAAEAARLGAQWAVELARLLAAVRVTASGAA, encoded by the coding sequence GTGTCTGCGCTCCGTGCCGGACGCGTCATGACCACGGCCCCGGGCACAGACACGGGCGTCGGCACGGGCGTCGGCACGGGCACAGGCGTCGGTATCGCCACGGACGCCGGCTCCCCCTCCGCCACGGACGCCGACACCCGCTCCGGCACTGGCATCGGTACCCGCTCCGGCCCCGGACCCGGCCCCGAAGCCGCTTGTGCCCCGTTGCGGATCGGTGTGCTCGGTGCGGCCTCCATCGCCCGGCGGCGGATGCTTCCCGCGTTCGCCGCCGCGCCCGAGACGCGGATCACCGCGATCGCCACCCGTGAACCGGGCCGCTGCGACGACCTCGCCGACGCCCACGGCTGCGCCGCCGTCACGGGATACGGGGCGATGCTCGCCCGGCCGGACGTCGACGCCGTGTACATCCCGACCCCCGCCTCGCTGCACGCGCGCTGGGCCCATGAAGCGCTGCTGGCCGGCAAGCACGTCCTGGTCGAGAAGCCGCTGACCTCCGACCCGGCCGAAGCGACACGGCTCACCGCACTCGCCGCGTCCCGCTCCCTCGTCCTGATGGAGAACGTGATGTTCGTCCATCATGGCGCGCACTCCAGGGTCGCCGAGCTGGTGCGCTCCGGCACGATCGGCCGACTACGGCACTTCCAGGCCGTGTTCACCATCCCTGCCCTGCCCGACGATGACATACGGCACCGGCCTGACCTGGGCGGCGGCGCCCTCGTCGATGTCGGCGTGTACCCGCTGCGCGCCGCCGGCCACTTCCTCGGCACGGGGCTCCAGGTGGCGGGCGCCACGCTGGTGGACGAGCCACGGTACGGAGTGGACACAGCCGGCGCCGTCCTGCTGCGCACGCCCGGCCCCGACCCCGTCACGGCGCACCTCGTGTTCGGCATGCGCCACGCCTACGAGTCGTCCTACGAACTGTGGGGCAGCCACGGCCGTATCCGGGTCGAGCGGGCCTTCACTCCGCCCGCCGATCAGGCGCCGATCGTACGGGTGCGCACCGACCGGGAACAGACCCACGGCCTGCCGGCGGAGGACCAGGTCCGCGCCACGGTAAGGGCGTTCGCCTCGGCCGCGCTGGGCCGGCCCGGCGCGGCCGAGGCGGCCCGGCTGGGCGCGCAGTGGGCGGTCGAGCTGGCCCGGCTGCTCGCCGCCGTGCGCGTCACAGCCTCAGGTGCCGCCTGA
- a CDS encoding thioesterase II family protein: MTSAVDSGVWIRRYQPAPDAAVRLLCLPHAGGAASYYVPVARALAPGADVLAVQYPGRQDRRTEQPLGSVQELAERITEAVAGSDDRPLALFGHSMGALVAHEVALRLEEAGRAPVRLFVSGRRAPSALRPSEDLHKRSDTDLMRAVRALSGTDDQVFENEELLRMVLPTIRGDYRAVETYEPRPGDLLGCPVTVLTGDDDSTTTVAEARSWAAHTGGPCDVHVFPGGHFYLNDRSGEVLDVVRRHLRL; encoded by the coding sequence ATGACCTCTGCGGTCGACAGCGGCGTATGGATACGCCGATACCAGCCCGCTCCCGACGCCGCCGTCCGGCTGCTGTGCCTGCCGCACGCGGGTGGAGCGGCCAGTTACTACGTTCCGGTGGCCCGCGCGCTCGCGCCCGGCGCCGATGTCCTGGCCGTGCAGTACCCCGGGCGCCAGGACCGCCGTACGGAGCAGCCGCTGGGCAGCGTCCAGGAGCTGGCCGAGCGGATCACCGAGGCCGTGGCGGGGTCCGACGACCGCCCCCTCGCCCTGTTCGGGCACAGCATGGGAGCCCTGGTCGCTCACGAGGTGGCGTTGCGTCTGGAGGAAGCCGGCCGCGCTCCGGTACGGCTGTTCGTGTCGGGGCGGCGTGCGCCCTCGGCGCTGCGGCCCAGCGAGGACCTGCACAAGCGCAGCGACACGGACCTGATGCGCGCCGTGCGCGCGCTGAGCGGCACCGACGACCAGGTCTTCGAGAACGAGGAACTGCTGCGCATGGTGCTGCCGACGATCCGCGGCGACTACCGGGCCGTGGAGACGTACGAGCCGCGCCCCGGTGACCTGCTCGGCTGCCCGGTCACCGTGCTCACCGGTGACGACGACAGCACGACGACGGTGGCGGAGGCCCGTTCCTGGGCCGCGCACACCGGCGGTCCCTGCGATGTGCATGTCTTTCCCGGCGGACACTTCTACCTCAACGACCGGTCGGGGGAGGTCCTCGACGTCGTCAGGCGGCACCTGAGGCTGTGA